The Novosphingobium humi DNA window GCACATCGGCATCGTTCATCTGGCGCTGGGCCAGAACCGAAAGATAGGCGTTCTGGTCAAACTTGCCGCCCGCGCCCTGAAACGCCGGGATCTTGGCCAGTTCGCTGTCGACCAGACGCTTGCCCGCAACGACGCCGATCTTGCGGCCAAAGGCCATCTGCGCCTCGCCGTCGATCATCTGGTCCAGCACCAGATCGAGCCCGCCTTCGGCCAGAAAGCTCTTCATTGTGATGCCGGGCTGCTGCTGGCGGGTGATTTCCACGGCCTGCTGCATCTGTTTGGTCAGTTGCGCGGTGCCGATGGGCGTGCCGTCCACCTTGGCGACGCGGTCGCCCCCGGTGATGCTGCCCGATGAGATCATGTTCGACACATCGCCCGCGGCAAACGCCAGAGCCAGCATCACGATCAGCCCCAGCGCGGCGAACACGCCCACCGAGGAGTGGAAGAACTTGCGGAACACTTGCAGCATCAAACCAACCCGTCACCGCGGCCCCGCCCAAAGGCGCGCGCCGTCAAAACCATCAGCAGGCGGCTTTAGGCGGCTTGGCTGGATCTCGCAAGCGGCGCAGGCGCGCAAATTTGTGGTGCCTTTATGCTGCGTTTGTGTCTTTTCGGTGGGTTGTCGGCCACGCGCCTTTTGACAAGCGGCGCCTCCTTGCCCTAGGCGCGCATACGCATGCTGGGGAAGCGTGGCGGCTTGCAGCCTGTGACGGGCCGTTGCCCGGCTCCCCGCGATTTAGGAAGGACAAAGGGATCATGGCTTTGCGGCCCTATATCGTCGGCAACTGGAAGATGAACGGCCTGCGCGCCACGCTGGCCGAGGGGCGCGCGATCGACCGCGTCGCGGCCCGCTATCCGGCGGTGGATGTGGGCATCGCCCCGCCTTTCACGCTGGTCCATGCGATGGCCGAAGAGGCGCAGGCGATGGCCGTGGGTGGGCAGGACGTCCATGCCAAGCCCAGCGGCGCCTATACCGGCGACATTTCCGCGCCCATGCTTGAAGATGCCGGTGCGCGCTTCACCATCGTGGGTCATAGCGAGCGCCGCAGTCTGCATGGCGAGAGCAATGCCGATGTGCAGGCCAAGGCCGTGGCCGCGCGCGCGGCGGGGCTGGGCGTGATCCTGTGCGTGGGCGAAACCGAGGCCGAGCGCGATGCCGGGCAGGCCGAAGCGGTGGTTTCGGGCCAGTTGCACGGCTCGCTGCCCAGCGAGGGCGCCGAGGGTCTGGCCGTGGCCTATGAGCCGGTCTGGGCGATCGGCACGGGCCGTGTGCCTTCGGTGGAGGATGTGGCCGCGATGCATCGCGCGATCCGCGCCGATCTGGTGTCGATCTATGGCGATGCGGGCAAGGGCGTGCGTATTCTTTACGGCGGCTCGGTCAATGCGGGCAATGCCTCGGAATTGCTGGGTGTGGCCGATGTCGGCGGCGCGCTGGTGGGCGGGGCCAGCCTGACGGCGGAGAGCTTTGCCGCGATCATCAACGCGGCCGCGATGCTGATCGAGGGCTGAAGGTTCGCCGCCCGGATGAAGGCAAGGGGGAAGCACCCCCTTGCAACTGGGCTCGCGCGCGCCTAGATGCGCGCCATTCCATTCATGCGGTGGCCTTTGCTGGCTGCCATGTCGAGAGTCGCGCTTCATGTTCATCTTCCTTATTGTGCTTCAGGCCATTGTCGCGGCCATGCTGGTCGTGGTGATCCTGATTCAGAAGTCGGAAGGCGGCGGTCTGGGCGTTGGCGGCAGCCCTTCGGGATTCATGTCGGCGCGCGGCGCGGCGGACTTTCTGACGCGCAGCACGGGCGTTCTGGCTGCGATCTTTGTCGGCCTCTCGATTGTGCTGGCGGCTCTGGCCGTGGCCAGCGCGTCGAGCCAGAAGGTTGATACCTCGCTTGATCGCAGCGTTTCGGCCCCGGCTGCCGCTCCTGCCGCTCCTGCGGCTCCGCTTCCTGCCGATCCGCTGGCCGGCGCGGCCAAGAAGTAATCCGGTGTTTTTGTGTCAGCCACCCTGCCGCATCCGCGGTGGGGTGGTTGGCGTTTGGGCATTCCGCCGTCTGCGGCGCGTTTTTGGCGCGTCCATGAACAAGGCTGTGGATTGCTTGCTCGTTGGCGCGCATTGCGCGCTTGGATTGATGGTTCAAAAAAGGTAAGGCGCAATCCCCATGGCGCGGTATATTTTCATCACCGGCGGCGTGGTCTCCTCGCTGGGCAAGGGTCTTATGGCGGCTTCACTGGCCGCTTTGTTGCAGGCGCGTGGCTTCAAGGTCCGCATCCGCAAGTTCGACCCCTATCTCAACGTCGACCCCGGCACCATGAGCCCGTATCAGCACGGCGAAGTCTTTGTGACCGACGATGGCGCAGAGACCGACCTCGATCTGGGGCATTATGAACGCTTTACCGGCGTTTCGGCGCGCAAGAGCGACAACATCACCTCGGGCCGGATCTATCAGACGATCATCGCCAAGGAGCGCCGCGGCGACTATCTGGGCGCGACGGTGCAGGTGATCCCGCATGTGACCGACGCGATCAAGGATTTTGCGCAGGCCGACACCGAGGATCTGGATTTCGTGCTCTGCGAAATCGGCGGCACGGTGGGCGACATCGAGGGCCTGCCTTTCATCGAGGCGATCCGTCAGCTCCGCAATGAACTGGGCCGCGAGCAGACCTGCTTTGCCCATGTCACGCTGGTGCCCTATATCGCGGCGGCGGGCGAGTTGAAGACCAAGCCGACTCAGCACTCGGTGCGCGAACTGACCTCGTATGGCATCCAGCCCGACGTGCTGCTGTGCCGCTGCGAGCAGGAACTGCCCGAGAACGAGCGCAGCAAGATTGCGCTGTTCTGCAACGTGCGCAAGGAAGCGGTGATCCCGGCCCTTGACGCGCCCAACATTTACGCCGTGCCGCTGCAATACCATGCCGAAGGGCTGGACAATGCCGTGCTGCACCACTTTGGCCTGACCGCGCCCGAGCCGGTGCTGGACCGCTGGAAGGAACTGACCAAGACCTATGGCAGCCCCGAAGGCGAAGTGACCATCGGCGTGGTGGGCAAATATGTCGTGCTGCAGGATGCCTACAAGTCGCTCAACGAAGCGTTGGTGCATGGCGGCATTGCCAACAAGGTCAAGGTCAACATCAAGTGGATCGACGCCGAAATCTTTGAAAAGGACGAGGAAGAGATCGTCTCGACCCTCGAACCTCTCCACGGCATCCTTGTGCCCGGCGGCTTTGGCGAGCGCGGCACCGAGGGCAAGATCTCGGCGGTCCGTTTTGCCCGCGAACGCAAGGTGCCCTTCTTTGGCATCTGTCTCGGCATGCAGATGGCCTGCATCGAAGGCGCGCGCAACACGGCGGGGATCGCGGACGCTTCCTCGACCGAATTTGGCGAAACCAAGGAACCGGTCGTCGGCATCATCACCGAATGGATGAGCGAAGAGGGGCTGCAACAGCGCACCGCCGAAACCGATCTGGGCGGCACGATGCGCCTTGGTGCCTATGAAGCCAAGCTGGCGGGCAACAGCCATGTCGCGGCGATCTATGGCAGCGAGACGATCAGCGAACGCCACCGCCACCGTTACGAAGTGAACTCGCATTACCGCGAGGCGCTGGAGCAGGGCGGGCTGGTGTTCTCGGGCATGTCGCCCGACGGTCTGCTGCCCGAAATCGTCGAGCGGCCGGACCATCCGTGGTTCGTGGGCGTGCAGTTCCACCCCGAACTCAAGAGCCGTCCGTTCGAGCCGCATCCGCTGTTTGCTGGGTTTATCGGCGCGGCGTTGCGTCAGGCTCGGTTGGTTTAAGGGTTCAAGGTTTAAAGGTGCCTCCGGCGGGCAAAGGGACTTGGTCCCTTTGCAATCCTGTTAATGGGGGTGGGTTTGAGGCCCTGTGCGGTAATCATTAAAGCCTGCGGCGCATTTGATTGGCACCGCAGGCTTTAATTTTGAAACGGTGCGTCCGACCCACAACGCCGAGCCCTTGGCACCACGAAGACAGTAAAGGGAGCGTGAGGCTCTAGACCCTCGCATTCATCTTTCTATTCCGCCCTTGTCCAGATCCACGTCCCCGACAGAACCATCACCCCCGCCGGGATCAACACCCACGGCCACCTCGCCGTAAACGCCGTAATCCCCACCGAAACGCCCATGGCGATCAGCGCGGCTTTTTTGGCCCGGCGCGGGATCGCGCGCCGCTCGCGCCATTGGCGCAGGGGTGGGCCATAGGTGGGATGATCGAGCAGGCGCTGCTCCCACGCGGGGTTGGAGCGGGCAAAGCAGAAAAGCGCCAGCAGCAGGAACGGCACCGTGGGCAAAAGCGGCAGAAACGCACCCACAATGCCAAGGCCGACAAAGAACAGGCCGCCCGCCTGATAAAGGTGGCGGCGCATTCCCGGTTCAGCCCGCTGCGAGCCGCGATGCGTGGTCCTTGATCAGCGCGATCATATTGGGCACGCCCTGCGTCCGGTTGCTGGAAAGCTGGTTTTTCAGATCAAACGGGGCCAGCGCCTCGGCAATGTCCATCGCGGCCACTTCATCGGCGGGCTTGCCCTGCACCGCCGAGAGAACCAGCGCGATGATGCCCTTGGTGATCGCCGCGTTCGAATCGGCCAGGAATTGCAGCCGGTCGCCCTGTTCCACCGGATAGACCCAGACGCTGGCCGAACATCCGCGCACCAGCGTGGCGTCGGTTTTCAGCGCGTCGGGCATCGGGTCCAGTTCGCGGCCCAGTTCGATCAACAGGCGGTAACGTTCGTCGGCTTCGAGGAATTCATATTCCTCAGCAATATCGGAAAGGCTGCGCATGGGGATGCGATAGCGCCCATGGGGCTTACAAATCAACCCCGGCGGCGATCGCTTCCAGCTTGCGGATGCGTTCTTTCAGGTCGGCGATCTCGATGCGATGGGTGGCCGAGGGCTGGGCGGGCTGGTCTGCCTTGCTCACCACATCAAGCTCGCGGTGCTTGAGCGCCAGCCATCCAGACCAGCCGCGCAACAAGGCGATGCTGAGCATGGCGAGGGCCGTCAGGGCGGAGACCAGTTCGGGCAGGGTCAGGCTGTCCATGGGGGATACTCCGAGGAAGGGGTTTATCGGTCGCGCAGGGCTTCGATTTCGGCCGAGAGGCGCTCTGCGCTGCGCCCTTCGAGCGAGGATGAGGTGGCGATGCGTTCCAGTACGCGGATGCGTTCGCGCAGGGCCTCGACTTCGGCGGCATGGGGCGCCTCGGCATGGGGGGCGGGCTGCGTCTCGCCATAGGCCATGGCGGCCATCTTGCGCCGGTGGCGCAGGACGATGGCGGTCAGGACGATACCGGTCCACATCAATGGCGCAAGGCTGTGAATGAAATCATGCAACATGGCTTCAAACCTCTTTATCGGCCCCTCTTATCGACGGAGCGATTCAATTTCATCGGCCAGATCGCGAGCCTTGCGGTCCTCGGTGGCGATGCGTTCAAGCACCTTGATGCGTTCGCGCAATTCCTCGACCTCGCCCTGCAGGCGCTGGTTGCGGATATCGGCATCGGCATTGTCGGCGTGTTCGATGATGGTCTGCTTGCCCTTGTCATCGATGGTCACGCGGCGCGCGCGGCCCGACCGGCTGTAGAGGCCCGCCTGAAACACTTTGGCGACCGAGGTGACGATGACAAT harbors:
- the tpiA gene encoding triose-phosphate isomerase is translated as MALRPYIVGNWKMNGLRATLAEGRAIDRVAARYPAVDVGIAPPFTLVHAMAEEAQAMAVGGQDVHAKPSGAYTGDISAPMLEDAGARFTIVGHSERRSLHGESNADVQAKAVAARAAGLGVILCVGETEAERDAGQAEAVVSGQLHGSLPSEGAEGLAVAYEPVWAIGTGRVPSVEDVAAMHRAIRADLVSIYGDAGKGVRILYGGSVNAGNASELLGVADVGGALVGGASLTAESFAAIINAAAMLIEG
- a CDS encoding SufE family protein, whose protein sequence is MRSLSDIAEEYEFLEADERYRLLIELGRELDPMPDALKTDATLVRGCSASVWVYPVEQGDRLQFLADSNAAITKGIIALVLSAVQGKPADEVAAMDIAEALAPFDLKNQLSSNRTQGVPNMIALIKDHASRLAAG
- a CDS encoding YbaN family protein, coding for MRRHLYQAGGLFFVGLGIVGAFLPLLPTVPFLLLALFCFARSNPAWEQRLLDHPTYGPPLRQWRERRAIPRRAKKAALIAMGVSVGITAFTARWPWVLIPAGVMVLSGTWIWTRAE
- a CDS encoding CTP synthase codes for the protein MARYIFITGGVVSSLGKGLMAASLAALLQARGFKVRIRKFDPYLNVDPGTMSPYQHGEVFVTDDGAETDLDLGHYERFTGVSARKSDNITSGRIYQTIIAKERRGDYLGATVQVIPHVTDAIKDFAQADTEDLDFVLCEIGGTVGDIEGLPFIEAIRQLRNELGREQTCFAHVTLVPYIAAAGELKTKPTQHSVRELTSYGIQPDVLLCRCEQELPENERSKIALFCNVRKEAVIPALDAPNIYAVPLQYHAEGLDNAVLHHFGLTAPEPVLDRWKELTKTYGSPEGEVTIGVVGKYVVLQDAYKSLNEALVHGGIANKVKVNIKWIDAEIFEKDEEEIVSTLEPLHGILVPGGFGERGTEGKISAVRFARERKVPFFGICLGMQMACIEGARNTAGIADASSTEFGETKEPVVGIITEWMSEEGLQQRTAETDLGGTMRLGAYEAKLAGNSHVAAIYGSETISERHRHRYEVNSHYREALEQGGLVFSGMSPDGLLPEIVERPDHPWFVGVQFHPELKSRPFEPHPLFAGFIGAALRQARLV
- the secG gene encoding preprotein translocase subunit SecG, yielding MFIFLIVLQAIVAAMLVVVILIQKSEGGGLGVGGSPSGFMSARGAADFLTRSTGVLAAIFVGLSIVLAALAVASASSQKVDTSLDRSVSAPAAAPAAPAAPLPADPLAGAAKK